CGGCTGCTGAACCGGACGCGGCTGCGGCTTGGTGCGGGGCTTGGGGGTACTGCGGATTTCGGTGGTCATGGTGGTCTCCTTGGCTGCGGATGAGGGTTGATGTCAGTCGGACGCGCCAAAAACTCCGCAGCGAGAGGGACTGGCTTTAGCTAGTCTCGCTGCGGCGACCAAGGAGCAGCGCCAACATGGCGCGCAGGGTCTGAACCACGTATCCACGATAAACCAGATGGCCAACTGAACCAAATGCCGAACATGCGACGGTGATGGCAACAACGGACAGATTCTCGCCAGGCTTCGGCTGTTGCTGCGACAATAGGCACAGACGAGACCGCAGCAGGCCATCCACCGTGATCGGAGCGGCAGCTGCGATGCCTCGAAACCATCCGCGACCAGATTGGTGATGTACATGGCAAACCTGAATCGCTCCAATTTCCCGGTTGAACGCCGAATCGGGGCGTCGGCTCCCGATGCCACCGGCATTGTGCACCTGGGAATTGGACAGTTCCACCGCGCGCACGCAGCTGTGAACACGGCGCTCGCGATGGCCGAAGCCGGTGGCGACTGGGGTATCGTCGGCGTCGCCAATCGCTCCCGCCGCATCATCGACCCGATGCTCAATCAGGACTTCATCTACTCGATTCTGCAGCTCAGCCCCGAGGGCACCGACGTGCAGCTGGTGGATGTGCACCGCCGCCTGTTCGTGGCCGCGGAGCAGCCGGCCGAGGTGCTGGCCGCGATCGCCGACCCCAACCACAAGATCGTCACGCTGACCATCACCGAGAAGGGCTACAACAAGGACGGCGTCACCGGCCATCTGATGACCGATTCGGCCGAGATCGCTCCCGGGCTGGCCGGACCGGACGGCGCCAAGGCTCCGCTGGCTCAGCTGGCCTGGGGACTCGTCAAGCGCTCCCAGGAGTCCAAGGCGCCCGTGACCGTGCTGTCCTGCGACAACATGCAGTCGGCCGGCAACACCACCAAGGCGATGGTCACCGAGTTCCTCCAGGCCGCCGGGGTCGACGACAACACGATGTCGTGGATCGCCGAGAACGTCTCCTTCCCGAACGCGATGGTCGACCGGATCGTGCCGGGCACCACGGAGCAGACCAAGGCCCAGGTCGAGCAGATCCTCGGTCTGCGCGATGAGGCACCGGTGCCTGCCGAGGCGTTCACCATGTGGGTACTCGAGGATCACTTCAAGGCCGGCCGGCCGGCGTGGCAGGCGGCACCCGGTGTCACCTTCTCCGACGAGGTCGAGCAGTACGAGCTGGTCAAGCTGCGGCTGCTCAACGG
The Brooklawnia propionicigenes DNA segment above includes these coding regions:
- a CDS encoding mannitol dehydrogenase family protein, which gives rise to MANLNRSNFPVERRIGASAPDATGIVHLGIGQFHRAHAAVNTALAMAEAGGDWGIVGVANRSRRIIDPMLNQDFIYSILQLSPEGTDVQLVDVHRRLFVAAEQPAEVLAAIADPNHKIVTLTITEKGYNKDGVTGHLMTDSAEIAPGLAGPDGAKAPLAQLAWGLVKRSQESKAPVTVLSCDNMQSAGNTTKAMVTEFLQAAGVDDNTMSWIAENVSFPNAMVDRIVPGTTEQTKAQVEQILGLRDEAPVPAEAFTMWVLEDHFKAGRPAWQAAPGVTFSDEVEQYELVKLRLLNGSHSLISYLGGLSNSPTIPSARDKEFVAKSVHAAIYNEFLPSIELPHGFDADAYVAQLFHRWQNHALGDKTARVGSDGSAKLLQRIPEPALRLLNMGQMPNEMALTAASWIACVAPPAGFDPGEIAAEMEEPQRENLAKATAGAKNTHEHVEKIMTGGFFPTELGEHAEFTDRVAELLDIIVTDGVEAAANNALGE